Proteins co-encoded in one Babylonia areolata isolate BAREFJ2019XMU chromosome 5, ASM4173473v1, whole genome shotgun sequence genomic window:
- the LOC143282421 gene encoding uncharacterized protein LOC143282421 has translation MAGALPNGPLQVAFSFDTTGSMSGALTEVRGRLSDMLQRLQTDIPAVTTAVIAHGDYQDVYVTKHIDFTDNLPQLVDFVNNVGTTGGGDEPEAYEVMLRLVRRDLKWSPGSQRVLVVIGDAFPHPPNFHLNKERIDWKKETQMLQEMGVRIYGVQVNSSNQATEFFKTMTTMTDGQHLKLSQFGTLCDVIMAICYREKGAEFFSNYEAEVRAREGRQALHKDLEGVFGVLRRADSSASTAAAPSAAKASKSPAATTAVSAVTKISKGGKKPSTKKSVTLSTAKKLVARAAKTADSKPRSKRFTKRILVARRLNREKVPDTNFRLKQLKWSPWQLAVVSAEEDTKSGQWRRFMGGVAKVRGGGVLGGGSSARAQRSVMCEAAVQTRPGARRHVVWCRVLPASSANRLSLSRLFMAPSARAQMDRVIRSGCRVWVRWARIGQHEEVKQQVKDIYDYAWCARKGCQRDVWVPNGVPSHRVQICGSLVA, from the exons ATGGCCGGTGCACTGCCCAACGGCCCCCTGCAGGTGGCCTTCTCCTTCGACACGACGGGCTCCATGAGCGGCGCACTGACGGAGGTTCGGGGACGGCTGTCGGACATGCTGCAACGACTGCAGACCGACATCCCCGCCGTCACCACCGCCGTCATCGCCCACGGGGACTATCAGGACGTGTACGTCACCAAGCACATCGACTTCACTGACAACCTCCCTCAGCTGGTGGACTTCGTCAACAACGTGGGTACCACGGGGGGTGGGGACGAACCCGAGGCCTATGAGGTCATGCTGAGGTTGGTGAGGAGGGACCTCAAGTGGAGCCCAGGTTCCCAGAGGGTTCTGGTGGTGATTGGGGATGCCTTCCCTCACCCGCCCAATTTCCACCTGAACAAGGAGAGGATTGACTGGAAGAAGGAGACCCAGATGCTGCAGGAAATG GGAGTCAGAATATATGGAGTCCAGGTGAACTCAAGCAACCAGGCAACCGAGTTCTTCaaaacgatgacgacaatgactgaCGGTCAGCATCTGAAACTCTCCCAGTTCGGAACGTTATGTGACGTCATCATGGCCATTTGCTACCGTGAAAAAGGAGCGGAGTTCTTCAGC AATTACGAGGCAGAAGTGCGGGCACGTGAAGGGCGGCAAGCTCTGCACAAGGACCTGGAAGGTGTGTTTGGTGTCCTCAGACGTGCTGACTCTTCAGCCTCTACTGCTGCAGCTCCTTCAGCTGCCAAGGCATCCAAGAGCCCAGCAGCAACCACAGCTGTGTCCGCTGTCACCAAGATCTCCAAAGGAGGAAAGAAGCCCTCCACCAAGAAGTCAGTGACCCTGTCAACTGCCAAGAAACTGGTTGCACGTGCAGCAAAGACGGCAGACAGCAAGCCCAGGAGCAAGAGATTCACCAAAAGAATCCTTGTCGCCCGCAGGCTGAACCGTGAGAAGGTTCCAGACACCAACTTCCGCCTGAAGCAACTGAAATGGTCTCCATGGCAACTGGCGGTGGTGTCTGCAGAGGAGGACACGAAGAGCGGTCAGTGGCGGCGCTTCATGGGAGGTGTGGCCaaagtgaggggaggaggggtgctggGAGGGGGGAGCTCAGCACGTGCACAGAGAAGCGTCATGTGTGAAGCTGCCGTGCAGACCCGCCCCGGGGCACGCCGTCACGTGGTGTGGTGTCGCGTGCTTCCTGCCTCTTCAGCCAATCGCCTGTCTCTTTCCAGACTCTTCATGGCGCCCAGTGCACGCGCGCAGATGGACCGTGTCATTCGCAGTGGATGTCGGGTGTGGGTCAGATGGGCCAGGATCGGTCAGCATGAAGAGGTCAAACAGCAGGTCAAGGACATTTATGACTATGCTTGGTGTGCCAGAAAGGGTTGCCAGAGAGACGTTTGGGTTCCCAACGGTGTTCCGTCACACAGGGTTCAGATCTGTGGCAGTCTTGTGGCATAA